From a single Capsicum annuum cultivar UCD-10X-F1 chromosome 12, UCD10Xv1.1, whole genome shotgun sequence genomic region:
- the LOC107851753 gene encoding uncharacterized protein At4g38062 isoform X1 → MLLELFNHVNGWVLDSPKLVYLWRIRHGCGESAQLNGAIFDLGRSEEMDTTHEALDELRHNDDRLFEIEEVNRKLVDQLKWKKEQFSHLEEAQGKLRQQLKKYEDDYKGMALALDGATATNLDKDQQILSLKQEIEGLREAVSTSQKKSSEAEKSAKASKEPRHNDDMLSEIEEEKKKLADQLKWKKEQFGHLEEAHGKLRQQLKKYDDDYRGMTLALDGATATNLDQEQQIRILKQEIEGLREVVSTSQKKSSEAEKRAKASKESRHNDDMLCEIEEENKKLADQLKWKKEQFSHLEEAHGKLRQQLKKFEDDYRGMALALDGATAANLDQEQQIRTLKQEIEGLREVVSTSQKRSSEAEKRAKASKEPRHDDDMLFEIEEENKKLADQLKWKKEQFSHLEEAHGRLRQQHREEEKEWVKERSTLLDEISKLQMNLDSQLRISKDLESRLWMCNQALAHEESRRKLLEVQLAESNTSLNSVCAEYEESKSIIESLTSQRDKEIANLRDILGTRDALHKEMEYQFRRVEQENHELMTSVKELQEAKIQEAGEASSLSKLRNKLRGLEEVHRDCFGNLKAKEAEWASKLERLTEEIDLYKSSVQSKDTLITELREELATCESLTLQLTLQNEETSMMLLVLKSQFFELHQRIADDYASMELEKRDGVENISTLIKQLNTKNEALVRVQEDLEEQREKVALLSEKIESLNSEEQRQLPLQREVDTLKEMLKEASTSQSHLKEQVLHTKSDLEQVRDALDRANEELAESFGEGNELEFELQLWKSVAEKLKANLEENHQRRIQVEASLLAQAGLEFDLKQERESLEFKLAEKDRRVNELQQQLFDLKEELKRREQTALLSENIEDKNISRDLHKEEYLEQEWVRKELEGAILAQVEAETKHKNEKESLHQLVEEKNHIIYDLQKEVEYLEQEWVRKELEGAILTQVEAETKHKNEKERLRQLVEEKDQRIYDLQKEVEYLEQEWVRKELEGAILTQVEAETKHKNEKESLRQLVEEKNHRIYDLQQLVSSLENEFESSTSSFSASLTEMQAEVDVFHKTWEKMRTAAILKDIEIQIRNLVIVELENDFYKLQKEVEHLEKRLSNSVRKRTDLEVEMEAKRSEIDALQFNLEKQVRSADIVIKELCGEKTKLLEDVRKLSSDKDKLLDTFVGLSERINRMSKEDMQLSDSLEKIVQNCDSSMSGTDLISDNEFFDPVKENHSRQHLSTPTKRLEAILDERSPLRSLNN, encoded by the exons atgttgctcgaactcttcaatcATGTCAACGGGTGGGTGTTGGATTCGCCAAAACTAGTGTATTtatggagaatccgacacgggtgcggagAGTCCGCGCAACTTAATG GTGCTATATTTGATCTCGGTAGAAGTGAGGAAATGGACACTACACATGAAGCACTAGATGAGCTGAGGCACAATGATGATAGGCTTTTCGAGATAGAGGAGGTGAACAGGAAACTTGTGGATCAACTTAAATGGAAGAAGGAACAGTTCAGTCACTTGGAGGAGGCTCAAGGCAAGCTCAGGCAACAGCTTAAAAAGTACGAAGATGATTATAAAGGGATGGCGTTGGCTCTAGATGGTGCAACTGCAACTAATTTGGATAAAGACCAACAAATTCTTTCTCTCAAACAAGAAATTGAGGGGCTAAGGGAAGCTGTGTCAACTTCGCAGAAAAAATCCTCAGAAGCTGAGAAGAGCGCGAAGGCATCCAAAGAGCCGAGGCACAATGATGATATGCTTTCTGAGAtagaggaggaaaagaagaagcttGCAGATCAACTTAAATGGAAGAAGGAACAGTTCGGTCACTTGGAGGAGGCTCATGGCAAGCTCAGGCAACAGCTTAAAAAGTATGACGATGATTATAGAGGGATGACGTTGGCTCTAGATGGTGCAACTGCAACTAATTTGGATCAAGAGCAACAAATTCGTATTCTCAAACAGGAAATTGAGGGACTAAGGGAAGTTGTATCAACTTCACAGAAAAAATCCTCAGAAGCTGAGAAGAGAGCGAAAGCATCCAAAGAGTCGAGGCACAATGATGACATGCTTTGTGAGATAGAGGAGGAAAACAAGAAGCTTGCAGATCAACTTAAATGGAAGAAGGAGCAGTTTAGTCATCTCGAGGAGGCTCATGGCAAGCTCAGGCAACAGCTTAAAAAGTTTGAAGATGATTATAGAGGAATGGCATTGGCTCTAGATGGCGCAACTGCAGCTAATTTGGATCAAGAGCAACAAATTCGTACCCTCAAACAGGAAATTGAGGGACTAAGGGAAGTTGTATCAACTTCACAGAAAAGATCCTCAGAAGCTGAGAAGAGAGCGAAAGCATCCAAAGAGCCGAGGCATGATGATGATATGCTTTTTGAGATAGAGGAGGAAAACAAGAAGCTTGCAGATCAACTTAAATGGAAGAAGGAGCAGTTCAGTCATCTGGAGGAGGCTCATGGCAGGCTCAGGCAACAACATCGAGAGGAGGAGAAAGAATGGGTAAAGGAGAGATCCACATTGCTAGATGAGATTTCTAAACTGCAGATGAATTTAGATTCTCAGCTTAGAATATCGAAAGATCTTGAAAGTCGTTTGTGGATGTGCAATCAGGCTTTGGCTCATGAAGAAAGCAGGAGAAAACTGCTGGAAGTTCAACTTGCGGAGTCTAATACATCCTTAAACAGTGTCTGCGCGGAGTATGAGGAATCCAAGTCTATAATTGAGAGTCTGACAAGTCAGAGGGACAAAGAAATTGCGAATCTAAGAGACATATTGGGTACAAGGGATGCACTTCACAAGGAAATGGAGTACCAATTCAGGAGGGTAGAGCAAGAGAATCATGAATTGATGACATCTGTTAAAGAACTCCAGGAAGCCAAAATTCAAGAAGCTGGAGAAGCTTCTTCCTTGTCAAAACTCCGAAACAAGCTCAGAGGCCTGGAGGAGGTGCATAGGGACTGTTTTGGTAATCTCAAAGCCAAAGAAGCTGAATGGGCTTCTAAATTGGAGCGACTAACGGAGGAGATTGATCTCTACAAGTCTTCTGTACAGAGCAAGGATACATTGATAACTGAACTTCGAGAGGAGTTGGCGACGTGTGAATCGTTGACATTGCAGTTAACTCTACAGAATGAGGAGACTTCCATGATGCTGTTAGTGTTGAAATCTCAGTTTTTTGAGCTACATCAAAGAATTGCTGATGATTATGCTTCTATGGAGTTGGAAAAGAGAGACGGAGTTGAGAATATCTCTACTCTAATCAAACAGTTGAATACGAAGAATGAAGCTCTTGTTAGAGTTCAGGAAGATCTTGAAGAGCAGCGTGAAAAGGTAGCACTGCTATCAGAAAAAATCGAGTCCTTGAATTCTGAAGAACAACGACAGCTTCCTTTACAAAGAGAGGTTGATACACTGAAGGAAATGCTGAAAGAAGCATCGACTTCTCAAAGTCATTTGAAGGAGCAGGTATTGCATACAAAGAGTGACTTGGAACAAGTCCGTGATGCCTTGGATAGAGCAAACGAAGAACTTGCTGAAAGTTTCGGTGAAGGAAATGAACTGGAATTTGAACTGCAGTTATGGAAATCCGTTGCTGAAAAGTTGAAAGCCAACCTGGAAGAAAACCATCAGAGGAGGATACAAGTAGAAGCCTCCCTTCTTGCCCAAGCAGGTCTTGAATTTGACCTCAAGCAAGAAAGAGAAAGCCTTGAATTCAAGCTGGCAGAAAAAGATAGAAGAGTGAATGAACTCCAGCAGCAGCTGTTCGACTTGAAGGAGGAACTCAAGAGACGGGAACAGACGGCGTTGCTCAGTGAAAATATTGAGGACAAGAATATCTCTCGGGATCTTCACAAGGAGGAGTATTTGGAGCAAGAGTGGGTGAGAAAAGAACTTGAAGGTGCCATTTTAGCACAAGTGGAAGCAGAAACAAAGCATAAGAACGAGAAAGAGAGCCTTCACCAGCTTGTTGAAGAGAAAAACCACATAATATATGATCTTCAGAAGGAAGTGGAGTATTTGGAGCAAGAGTGGGTGAGAAAAGAGCTTGAAGGTGCCATTTTAACACAAGTGGAAGCAGAAACAAAGCATAAAAACGAGAAAGAGCGCCTCCGCCAGCTTGTTGAAGAGAAAGACCAGAGAATATATGATCTTCAGAAGGAGGTGGAGTATTTGGAGCAAGAGTGGGTGAGAAAAGAGCTCGAAGGTGCCATTTTAACACAAGTGGAAGCAGAAACAAAGCATAAGAACGAGAAAGAGAGCCTCCGCCAGCTTGTTGAAGAGAAAAACCACAGAATATATGACCTTCAGCAACTTGTTAGCTCGCTggaaaatgagtttgaaagtTCAACTAGCTCATTTTCGGCCAGTCTCACAGAGATGCAAGCAGAGGTTGATGTGTTCCATAAAACCTGGGAGAAGATGAGAACAGCTGCGATCTTGAAGGATATTGAAATACAGATAAGAAACTTGGTGATCGTTGAACTGGAAAATGATTTTTACAAGTTGCAAAAGGAAGTGGAGCACTTGGAGAAACGTTTGTCTAATTCTGTTAGAAAAAGGACAGACCTTGAAGTTGAGATGGAAGCAAAAAGATCAGAGATAGATGCATTGCAGTTTAATCTTGAAAAGCAAGTACGAAGCGCAGATATTGTGATCAAGGAACTTTGTGGAGAAAAAACGAAGCTTCTTGAAGATGTCAGGAAATTGTCATCAGACAAGGACAAGTTGCTTGACACTTTCGTAGGATTATCAGAAAGAATTAACCGGATGTCTAAAGAAGATATGCAGCTATCCGATAGTCTGGAAAAGATAGTACAAAACTGTGACAGCAGTATGTCGGGAACAGACTTGATATCGGATAATGAATTCTTTGACCCTGTTAAAGAGAACCATAGCAGACAACACCTTTCCACTCCGACCAAGAGATTAGAAGCTATTCTTGATGAAAGATCACCGTTGAGATCTCTCAACAATTAA
- the LOC107851753 gene encoding uncharacterized protein At4g38062 isoform X2 produces MDTTHEALDELRHNDDRLFEIEEVNRKLVDQLKWKKEQFSHLEEAQGKLRQQLKKYEDDYKGMALALDGATATNLDKDQQILSLKQEIEGLREAVSTSQKKSSEAEKSAKASKEPRHNDDMLSEIEEEKKKLADQLKWKKEQFGHLEEAHGKLRQQLKKYDDDYRGMTLALDGATATNLDQEQQIRILKQEIEGLREVVSTSQKKSSEAEKRAKASKESRHNDDMLCEIEEENKKLADQLKWKKEQFSHLEEAHGKLRQQLKKFEDDYRGMALALDGATAANLDQEQQIRTLKQEIEGLREVVSTSQKRSSEAEKRAKASKEPRHDDDMLFEIEEENKKLADQLKWKKEQFSHLEEAHGRLRQQHREEEKEWVKERSTLLDEISKLQMNLDSQLRISKDLESRLWMCNQALAHEESRRKLLEVQLAESNTSLNSVCAEYEESKSIIESLTSQRDKEIANLRDILGTRDALHKEMEYQFRRVEQENHELMTSVKELQEAKIQEAGEASSLSKLRNKLRGLEEVHRDCFGNLKAKEAEWASKLERLTEEIDLYKSSVQSKDTLITELREELATCESLTLQLTLQNEETSMMLLVLKSQFFELHQRIADDYASMELEKRDGVENISTLIKQLNTKNEALVRVQEDLEEQREKVALLSEKIESLNSEEQRQLPLQREVDTLKEMLKEASTSQSHLKEQVLHTKSDLEQVRDALDRANEELAESFGEGNELEFELQLWKSVAEKLKANLEENHQRRIQVEASLLAQAGLEFDLKQERESLEFKLAEKDRRVNELQQQLFDLKEELKRREQTALLSENIEDKNISRDLHKEEYLEQEWVRKELEGAILAQVEAETKHKNEKESLHQLVEEKNHIIYDLQKEVEYLEQEWVRKELEGAILTQVEAETKHKNEKERLRQLVEEKDQRIYDLQKEVEYLEQEWVRKELEGAILTQVEAETKHKNEKESLRQLVEEKNHRIYDLQQLVSSLENEFESSTSSFSASLTEMQAEVDVFHKTWEKMRTAAILKDIEIQIRNLVIVELENDFYKLQKEVEHLEKRLSNSVRKRTDLEVEMEAKRSEIDALQFNLEKQVRSADIVIKELCGEKTKLLEDVRKLSSDKDKLLDTFVGLSERINRMSKEDMQLSDSLEKIVQNCDSSMSGTDLISDNEFFDPVKENHSRQHLSTPTKRLEAILDERSPLRSLNN; encoded by the coding sequence ATGGACACTACACATGAAGCACTAGATGAGCTGAGGCACAATGATGATAGGCTTTTCGAGATAGAGGAGGTGAACAGGAAACTTGTGGATCAACTTAAATGGAAGAAGGAACAGTTCAGTCACTTGGAGGAGGCTCAAGGCAAGCTCAGGCAACAGCTTAAAAAGTACGAAGATGATTATAAAGGGATGGCGTTGGCTCTAGATGGTGCAACTGCAACTAATTTGGATAAAGACCAACAAATTCTTTCTCTCAAACAAGAAATTGAGGGGCTAAGGGAAGCTGTGTCAACTTCGCAGAAAAAATCCTCAGAAGCTGAGAAGAGCGCGAAGGCATCCAAAGAGCCGAGGCACAATGATGATATGCTTTCTGAGAtagaggaggaaaagaagaagcttGCAGATCAACTTAAATGGAAGAAGGAACAGTTCGGTCACTTGGAGGAGGCTCATGGCAAGCTCAGGCAACAGCTTAAAAAGTATGACGATGATTATAGAGGGATGACGTTGGCTCTAGATGGTGCAACTGCAACTAATTTGGATCAAGAGCAACAAATTCGTATTCTCAAACAGGAAATTGAGGGACTAAGGGAAGTTGTATCAACTTCACAGAAAAAATCCTCAGAAGCTGAGAAGAGAGCGAAAGCATCCAAAGAGTCGAGGCACAATGATGACATGCTTTGTGAGATAGAGGAGGAAAACAAGAAGCTTGCAGATCAACTTAAATGGAAGAAGGAGCAGTTTAGTCATCTCGAGGAGGCTCATGGCAAGCTCAGGCAACAGCTTAAAAAGTTTGAAGATGATTATAGAGGAATGGCATTGGCTCTAGATGGCGCAACTGCAGCTAATTTGGATCAAGAGCAACAAATTCGTACCCTCAAACAGGAAATTGAGGGACTAAGGGAAGTTGTATCAACTTCACAGAAAAGATCCTCAGAAGCTGAGAAGAGAGCGAAAGCATCCAAAGAGCCGAGGCATGATGATGATATGCTTTTTGAGATAGAGGAGGAAAACAAGAAGCTTGCAGATCAACTTAAATGGAAGAAGGAGCAGTTCAGTCATCTGGAGGAGGCTCATGGCAGGCTCAGGCAACAACATCGAGAGGAGGAGAAAGAATGGGTAAAGGAGAGATCCACATTGCTAGATGAGATTTCTAAACTGCAGATGAATTTAGATTCTCAGCTTAGAATATCGAAAGATCTTGAAAGTCGTTTGTGGATGTGCAATCAGGCTTTGGCTCATGAAGAAAGCAGGAGAAAACTGCTGGAAGTTCAACTTGCGGAGTCTAATACATCCTTAAACAGTGTCTGCGCGGAGTATGAGGAATCCAAGTCTATAATTGAGAGTCTGACAAGTCAGAGGGACAAAGAAATTGCGAATCTAAGAGACATATTGGGTACAAGGGATGCACTTCACAAGGAAATGGAGTACCAATTCAGGAGGGTAGAGCAAGAGAATCATGAATTGATGACATCTGTTAAAGAACTCCAGGAAGCCAAAATTCAAGAAGCTGGAGAAGCTTCTTCCTTGTCAAAACTCCGAAACAAGCTCAGAGGCCTGGAGGAGGTGCATAGGGACTGTTTTGGTAATCTCAAAGCCAAAGAAGCTGAATGGGCTTCTAAATTGGAGCGACTAACGGAGGAGATTGATCTCTACAAGTCTTCTGTACAGAGCAAGGATACATTGATAACTGAACTTCGAGAGGAGTTGGCGACGTGTGAATCGTTGACATTGCAGTTAACTCTACAGAATGAGGAGACTTCCATGATGCTGTTAGTGTTGAAATCTCAGTTTTTTGAGCTACATCAAAGAATTGCTGATGATTATGCTTCTATGGAGTTGGAAAAGAGAGACGGAGTTGAGAATATCTCTACTCTAATCAAACAGTTGAATACGAAGAATGAAGCTCTTGTTAGAGTTCAGGAAGATCTTGAAGAGCAGCGTGAAAAGGTAGCACTGCTATCAGAAAAAATCGAGTCCTTGAATTCTGAAGAACAACGACAGCTTCCTTTACAAAGAGAGGTTGATACACTGAAGGAAATGCTGAAAGAAGCATCGACTTCTCAAAGTCATTTGAAGGAGCAGGTATTGCATACAAAGAGTGACTTGGAACAAGTCCGTGATGCCTTGGATAGAGCAAACGAAGAACTTGCTGAAAGTTTCGGTGAAGGAAATGAACTGGAATTTGAACTGCAGTTATGGAAATCCGTTGCTGAAAAGTTGAAAGCCAACCTGGAAGAAAACCATCAGAGGAGGATACAAGTAGAAGCCTCCCTTCTTGCCCAAGCAGGTCTTGAATTTGACCTCAAGCAAGAAAGAGAAAGCCTTGAATTCAAGCTGGCAGAAAAAGATAGAAGAGTGAATGAACTCCAGCAGCAGCTGTTCGACTTGAAGGAGGAACTCAAGAGACGGGAACAGACGGCGTTGCTCAGTGAAAATATTGAGGACAAGAATATCTCTCGGGATCTTCACAAGGAGGAGTATTTGGAGCAAGAGTGGGTGAGAAAAGAACTTGAAGGTGCCATTTTAGCACAAGTGGAAGCAGAAACAAAGCATAAGAACGAGAAAGAGAGCCTTCACCAGCTTGTTGAAGAGAAAAACCACATAATATATGATCTTCAGAAGGAAGTGGAGTATTTGGAGCAAGAGTGGGTGAGAAAAGAGCTTGAAGGTGCCATTTTAACACAAGTGGAAGCAGAAACAAAGCATAAAAACGAGAAAGAGCGCCTCCGCCAGCTTGTTGAAGAGAAAGACCAGAGAATATATGATCTTCAGAAGGAGGTGGAGTATTTGGAGCAAGAGTGGGTGAGAAAAGAGCTCGAAGGTGCCATTTTAACACAAGTGGAAGCAGAAACAAAGCATAAGAACGAGAAAGAGAGCCTCCGCCAGCTTGTTGAAGAGAAAAACCACAGAATATATGACCTTCAGCAACTTGTTAGCTCGCTggaaaatgagtttgaaagtTCAACTAGCTCATTTTCGGCCAGTCTCACAGAGATGCAAGCAGAGGTTGATGTGTTCCATAAAACCTGGGAGAAGATGAGAACAGCTGCGATCTTGAAGGATATTGAAATACAGATAAGAAACTTGGTGATCGTTGAACTGGAAAATGATTTTTACAAGTTGCAAAAGGAAGTGGAGCACTTGGAGAAACGTTTGTCTAATTCTGTTAGAAAAAGGACAGACCTTGAAGTTGAGATGGAAGCAAAAAGATCAGAGATAGATGCATTGCAGTTTAATCTTGAAAAGCAAGTACGAAGCGCAGATATTGTGATCAAGGAACTTTGTGGAGAAAAAACGAAGCTTCTTGAAGATGTCAGGAAATTGTCATCAGACAAGGACAAGTTGCTTGACACTTTCGTAGGATTATCAGAAAGAATTAACCGGATGTCTAAAGAAGATATGCAGCTATCCGATAGTCTGGAAAAGATAGTACAAAACTGTGACAGCAGTATGTCGGGAACAGACTTGATATCGGATAATGAATTCTTTGACCCTGTTAAAGAGAACCATAGCAGACAACACCTTTCCACTCCGACCAAGAGATTAGAAGCTATTCTTGATGAAAGATCACCGTTGAGATCTCTCAACAATTAA